CGTGAGCAGCAACAGCGACACATCATTTGCGAGCTGGTACAAAAGGTTGCCCAACAGGTGATTCGAGCAGAACTCACTCTGATGCCACAGCAAATCTTAGCGCTTGTTGATGAAACACTTGAAGCGATGCCAGGAAAAACCGAGAAAGTGACGGTGCACCTTAATCCTCAGGACCTTGACCGAATTACCCAAATTAACGCGGAATTGCCTAAAGAATGGAAACTGGTCGGTAACCCAGAATTGCCGACGGGGGGCTGCCATCTAGTGACTGAAGAGGCTGAGGCCGATGCCAGTTGTGATTCTCGTTTACAAGCCTGCATGGATAACGTCAAAGAACACTTGCTCGACGAAGTGACACCTGTGGTAGAAGAGCATAATGAGTAATACCCTCGCATTTGAGCTTTTGTCTGAGCGAACCAGTGAAGCGATTGCTTCATTGGATTCTATTCCTGTAGCTAGAGTAACGGGCAGGCTGGTAAAGGTAACGGGGCTCATGCTTCAAGCAGTAGGGTGCCGTTTTAAGCTTGAACAGCGTTGTTTAGTTGAAACCGCTGAAGGAGACATGATTGAAGCTCAGGTCGTCGG
This window of the Vibrio neptunius genome carries:
- a CDS encoding flagellar assembly protein H, whose product is MSIMKSNLLQVPASGYRIHRFPPLAQPVVNEDEFAIEDSWQDSQIDIQQKLEEGFQTGLEQGHEEGLRQGLNQGKQQGLLEGQKEGFQQGFVSGEQSGKQAFLEAAKPVNELYQTLSRWQSEREQQQRHIICELVQKVAQQVIRAELTLMPQQILALVDETLEAMPGKTEKVTVHLNPQDLDRITQINAELPKEWKLVGNPELPTGGCHLVTEEAEADASCDSRLQACMDNVKEHLLDEVTPVVEEHNE